From Thiohalomonas denitrificans:
CATTCCCGGTAGGAGGCGCGCCCTCGCGGCGATTTGTTGAATCTGTCGCACCGGGGGCAGCCCTCCTGCCTCCGGGGCGTGGGGCGTATCCCGATTCCGCTCTAAAACGGAATATCGTCGTCGAAATCGTCGAAATTGCCACCGCCGGAAGGTGCAGGGGCCGCACCGCCGCGGGATGCCTGACCACCGCCTGCCTGGCCGCCGGAGGGTGCTCCGCCCTGGAATCCGCCTTGCTCCCCCTGGCCGGCATTCGGATTATAGTCGGCACCGCCCCCACCGCCGCCGCGAGGACCACCCAGCATCTGCATTTCATTGGCGACGATTTCGGTGGTGTAGCGATCCTGACCATCCTGTCCCTGCCATTTCCGGGTCTGCAGGCGGCCTTCGATATACACCTGCTGGCCCTTCCGCAGGTATTCGCCGGCGATCTCGCCCAGGCGGCCGAACATGACGACCCGGTGCCATTCCGTCTTTTCCTGCTGCTGACCGGTCTGTTTGTCCTTCCACTGCTCGGAAGTCGCAATAGCAATGTTGGCCACAGCACTGCCGTTTGACGTGTAACGGACATCCGGATCGCGGCCCAGATTACCGACCAAAATGACCTTGTTGATTCCTCGTGCCATATTTTACTCCGTTATGGTTCGTGCTGCCGCAAACGCCGGCCACGGCGGGCACGCACGTGCAGGCCTGGCCGTTCTTCCGGGGAAATGTTGCTGACTTTCGAATGACCAGCCACTCCCTAGCAAGTCGGATATTGTGCCAGAGATTCAAAGCCGCGTGGAGTTTGGGGCCTCCCGGATTCATATAGAAAACCGGTCCAGCTCGGCACGGTCGATTTTGTCGTTATCGATCCGGAGATAGGCGATCCCGTCGTCGACCCCGACATAGGCCTCTTCGACGCCATCGATACGGCAGATCTCACCCTCCAGCTCGGCGGCGCGGGCGGAATCCAGCGGTCCGACGTTGACCATGGCCGAGGCCAGGTAGCGGGGCTGTTTCATGGTTATGGCCAGCAGCCACCACGCCGCCAGCAGGATTGCGCAGAACAGGAAAACCCCGGCCGGACCAAACTGCCCGTAGAGGCTGCCACCGGCTGCCCCGCCGATAAACGCTCCGAAGAACTGCGAGCTGGAGTAGACGCCCATGGCGGTCCCTTTGCTCTGCACGGGGGCTGTTTTGGCAATCAGCGAAGGCATCAGCGCCTCCATCAGATTGAAGGCGATGAAGAACAGCCCCATTAACACGGCCAGGGGCCAGAAACTGTCGTGCAGAAAGACAAAACCGATCTCGCTGAGCCCCAGGAGCGCAATGCCGCCTATGACGATCGGTTTCATGAGGCGCTTTTTCTCCGCCAGGACGATGAAGGGGATCGCTCCGGCCATGGCAAATACCATCACTGGTAGATAGAGCTGCCAGTGATCACTGCTCACCAAACCTGCATCCCGCAGGGCAAGGGGGAGTACGACGAAGCCGGCGGTGAGGACCAGATGCAGGACCAGAATGCCGAAGTCTAGGCGCAGCAGCTGGGTGTCGGCCAGCACCTGGCGAAACTGTTGGGACACCGCTTCGGCATCGCGGTGCACGCGACTATCGGCGGGGGTCGGAACCGCGATCAGAAGGATTGCGATGCCGGCCAGAGCCAGCACAGCCGTCAGCCAGAAAATACCGGGGACGCCTACCCAGCCGTCCAGGACCGGCCCGGCCACCATTGCGATCAGAAAAGAGACACCGATGGTCATGCCGATAACGGCCATGGCCTTGGGCCGGTGCTCCTCGCGGGTGAGATCGGCGGCCAGCGCCATGATTGCGGCGGCCACCGCTCCCGAACCCTGCAGAGTGCGGCCGATGATGACGCCGTTAATGGTATCGGCCGTGGCTGCTATCGCGCTGCCGATGGCAAACAGCAGCAGACCCGCCACGATCACCGGCTTGCGTCCGATTCGGTCCGAGAGCATGCCGAAAGGGATCTGGAAGAGGGCCTGTGTGAGGCCGTAAATACCGATGGCCACCCCCACCAGCGTCGGCGTCACCCCTTCCAGGTCCTCGGCATAGAGCGCGAATACCGGCAGGATGAGAAACAGCCCGAGCATACGGGTGGCGAAGATGCCGGCCAGGGAGATGGCGGCACGGCGTTCCCGAGGGGTCATCTGTTCGGGTGACATTAGGCGGGTATCAAATTCTTCGATTTATTGAGACGTTTGCGCACCGGGGACGACCCCGAAGGACAATCCAGCGCGCTATCTTAGCAGGTTCGTTTTCCCCAGCAAGGAAGTGAGTTATGGGTTTGAAAGCCGGCCCGGCGGTGAGGAGATCCGACGGCTGTTGTCGGCCTGAAGGCCAACCTACTGGGATCCGATGGTCCGAGGCTGTAGGTCGGGCTTTAGCCGTCATTACGGTTGGGAATGTATGGAGCGGAGTACGGTCCAAAGGAGTGCGCCGCTGTGTCCCCGGAGCCGGTGGTGTCCTTTTTGCCTCGCGACAGGCCAAAGGCGTATATTAACCGGTTACGTCCAGGGATGGACGGTATGCCGCGGGGACAGGATGTCCAGGAGCGGCGAACGTCCAGGGATGGACGGTATGCCGCGGGGACAGGATGTCCAGGAGCGGCGAACGTCCAGGGATGGACGGTATGCCGCGGGGACAGGACGTCCAGGAGCGGCGAACGTCCATGGATGGACGGTATGCCGCGGGGACAGGACGTCCGGGAGCGGCGACGTCCAGGGATGGACGGTATGCCGCGGGGACAGGGTGTCCCGGAGCGAACCTAATTTTCTCACACAGGACTTACATGGATACCATTCGGATCCGAGGTGCGCGGACCCACAATCTTCAGAACATTGATCTGGAGTTGCCCCGCGACAAGTTGATTGTCTTCACCGGGCTTTCGGGCTCCGGGAAGTCTTCCCTGGCATTCGACACCATCTATGCCGAGGGGCAGCGACGTTATGTGGAGTCGCTGTCGGCCTATGCCCGCCAGTTCCTGTCGGTGATGGAAAAGCCGGATATCGACCATATCGAGGGGCTCTCGCCGGCGATTTCCATCGAGCAGAAGTCGACTTCCCACAATCCGCGCTCCACGGTGGGCACGGTCACCGAGATTTACGACTATCTGCGCCTGCTTTTTGCCCGTGCCGGCGAGCCGCGCTGCCCGGAGCACGACATTATCCTTGAGGCCCAGACGGTCAGTCAGATGGTGGATCAGGTGGCGGAGCTGCCGGAGGGCACCAAACTGATGCTGCTCGCCCCGGTGATCCAGGACCGCAAGGGTGAACACGTGCAGATTTTTGACGAACTGCGCGCCCAGGGCTTCGTGCGCGCCCGCGTCAACGGCAAGGTCATCGAACTGGACCAGCCGCCCACGCTGGAGCTTCGCAAGAAGCACACCATCGAGGTGGTGGTGGACCGTTTCAAGGTGCGCCCGGACATCAAACAGCGCCTGGCCGACTCTTTCGAGACGGCGCTCAATCTGGCGGACGGCATCGCTTCCGTGGCCTTCATGGACGGGGAGGAAAAGGACATCGTGTTCTCGGCGCGCTTTGCCTGCCCGGTATGCGGGTACTCACTGTCGGAGCTGGAGCCGCGGCTGTTTTCGTTCAATAACCCGGCCGGCGCGTGTCCCACCTGTGACGGCCTGGGGGTCAAGCCCTATTTTGATCCCTCCCGAGTGGTGCTGCATCCCGAACTCAGTCTGGCGGGCGGTGCGGTTCGCGGCTGGGACCGGCGCAATGCCCATTACTTCCAGATGCTGAAGTGTCTGGCGGAACACTACGGCTTCGCCATCGAGACGCCCTTTGAGCAGCTCGATAAGAAAGTCCGTGACGCCCTGCTCTACGGCAGCGACAAACCGATTGAATTCATCTATCCCGGTGGGCGCCGGCGCAAACACCCGTTCGAGGGCATCATTCCCAACATGGAGCGGCGCTATCGCGAGACCGATTCCAACATGGTGCGCGAAGAGCTGGCCAAGTTTCTCAGCACGCAGTCGTGCCCCGACTGCGGCGGAACCCGCCTGAACCGCTCCGCCCGCAGCGTCTTCGTCGCCGGACGCACCCTTCCGGAAATCACCTCCATGCCGGTGGGCCGGGCGACGGAATTCTTCGAGCACCTGACCCTGCCCGGCTGGCGTGGCGAGATTGCCGAGAAGATCGTCAAGGAGATCGAGGAACGCCTGCAGTTTCTGGTCAATGTGGGCCTCAATTATCTGGCCCTGGACCGCAGTGCCGACACCCTCTCCGGTGGCGAGGCGCAGCGCATTCGGCTGGCGAGCCAGATCGGCGCCGGGCTGGTGGGCGTGATGTATATCCTCGACGAGCCTTCCATCGGGCTGCACCAGCGGGACAACGACCGACTGCTGAATACCCTGTTTCGCCTGCGCGACCTAGGGAACACCGTCATCGTGGTCGAGCACGATGAGGACGCCATCCGCAGTGCCGACCACGTGCTGGACATCGGTCCCGGCGCCGGGGCCCATGGGGGCCGGATCGTCGCCCAGGGCACACCCGGCCAGATCATGCGGAGTAAGGACTCGCTGACCGGGCAATACCTGTCGGGCAAGCGCCAGATCGCCGTGCCGGCCGAACGCACGGCGCCGGATGCCGAACGGCAGCTGAAGATCCGCGGTGCCAGCGGCAACAACCTGAAGGGGTTGAGCGTGGACGTTCCCGTCGGCCTGATGACCTGCATCACCGGCGTTTCGGGCTCGGGCAAATCGACGCTGATCAACGACACCCTCTATCGACACGCTGCCCTCTCGGTGAACGGCACCGGCGAGGACCCGGCGCCGGTGGCCGAGATCGTCGGCCTCGAGCACTTCGACAAGGTCGTGGATATCGACCAAAGCCCCATCGGCCGCACGCCGCGCTCCAATCCGGCAACCTATACCGGTCTGTTTACCCCCATCCGGGAGTTGTTCGCCGGCACGCCGGAGGCACGGGCCCGTGGCTACATGCCCGGCCGCTTCAGCTTCAACGTGAAGGGCGGCCGCTGCGAGGCGTGCCAGGGCGACGGAATGATCAAGGTGGAGATGCACTTCCTGCCGGATATCCACGTTGCCTGCGACGTCTGCAAGGGCAAGCGCTACAACCGGGAGACGCTGGAGGTAAAGTACAAGGGCAAGAACATCTTCGAAGTGCTGGAGATGACCGTGGAGGAGGCCCGCGGGTATTTCGACCCGGTACCGGTGGTGGCACGCAAGCTACAGACCCTGATGGACGTGGGCCTCTCCTACGTTCGCCTGGGCCAGAGCGCCACCACGCTGTCCGGCGGCGAAGCGCAGCGCGTGAAACTGGCGCGGGAACTGTCCAAGCGGGATACCGGACGTACGCTCTACATCCTCGACGAGCCGACCACCGGCCTGCACTTCCATGACATCGAGCAGCTTCTGGCCGTGCTCCACCGCCTGCGTGACCACGGCAATACCGTCCTGGTCATCGAGCACAACCTGGACGTCATCAAGACCGCGGACTGGATTATCGACCTCGGCCCCGAAGGAGGCGATCAGGGGGGCACGCTGCTGGCATCCGGCACCCCGGAGGACGTGGCGGAGCATCCCGATTCCTATACCGGGCATTATCTGAAGCCGATGCTGAGTCGGGGCAAAAAGGCGCTGGCGGGTTAGGTTTCGCGGGCGGGCGAAGCGGGCTTTGGGGCTTCTGCAGGATCGCAGACCCTGTGCGAACACGGCGGTACCCGTAGGGTTTTTGCAATCTCTTGAGCGCTGGGGTGCTTTCGCGGCTTCCACCGCTCCTACGGGGCCATTGCCTTCGTTGACCGATGGCGGGTTGTTCTCGGGCAGGGGCGCCCGGGACGGAAATCGCCGCGGGGGCGCGCCTCCTACCAGTAAGATCTCTCCGCCCCGCCGGTAGGAGGGCCGCCCCCGGCGCGAATCCAATAGCGGCAGTTGCTGTAAAACAGAACCACGTAAAACCGAAAACGTTACCCCACACTCCCCTCGAAATTTCACCTTTTCCCCGGGCCGAGGGTCTCTATTTTTGTTCCAATATCCAGGGATAACTGCTCGGCAGCATTGGCCTTGTTGGCGGCAATCTCGACCAACCCCAGGGAGTTGCCGTACCAGAAAGCAGCACCTTCCGGTCGGTCGCTGAAGGTTCGGGCCCAGCGGAGCGTGTGCGGGCCGGCCTTCAGGTGGCTTCCCCGATCCAGCCCATCCGCCCGAATCCCGGTCATCGCATTGCCGAAGCCATCGATATAGACGACCTCCTCCAGGTCATCATCCCAACCCGCAAGGTCCGGCCCGTCGAACGCTTCCAGTTCTACAGGGTGGCCCGACGCCAGCCGGGCAGCGACGGGTGCAAAGAGGTCACGGCCATGAAAACTGGCAGACAAACGTGGAGGCTGCCATTGGATCCTGTGCCACTGTGCGGCTTTGGCTCCTGCCGCTATGGCATTGAACAAGCCGTTGCCGGGCCCCACGAACCAGCGGCCGTCCGCTGCCAGTGCTACCGGTTCCCTGTCGACGCTCCCCACGCCCGGGTCGACCACACCAACGACTACAGCACGGGGCGGCAGGTCCATCGTTAGCGCATTAAGGAGATAAGCGGCCGCCCTCGGATTGAAGGCAGGCGCATCGGACATCAGATTTACCACCGGAACGCCCGGCGCCTCGCTGCGTAGCACGCTCTCCAATTGCCCCAGGTATGGCCCCTTCCAACCGAAATCCGTGAACATCAGAATCATTGGTGACCTCCCGCTTGATTGCACTCCTTTTCATGGATGGTGGTGCAATCGACCGGAGAAAACACCCGGCCCCCATTGATCCCCCGTAGGTCGGCCTTTAGGCCGTCATGGGAGTCGACGGGCTAAAGCCCGACCTACATCAGTCAGAATATCGTGATTCTCCATGTAGGTCGGTCTTCAGACCGTCATCGGAGCTCCATGGGCCCGGTAAGGTATTTTCCCAACGGCGAAACGCAAAAAAGCCGGGCAAGCCCGGCTTTTTTGATCCGAAACAGCCCGACCGCTTATTCGGCGGCGGCGGTTTCCGTTACTTCTTCCGCTTCTTCCGTGATCGGCCGATCGACCAGCTCGACGTACGCCATCGGTGCCGAGTCGCCTGCACGTAATCCACATTTCAGGATCCGCAGATAACCACCCGGACGACTCTCGTAGCGTGGACCGAGCTCACCAAACAGCTTGGCGACCGCGTCTTTATCACGCAGACGAGCGAACGCCAGCCGACGATTGGCGATACTGTCTTTTTTGGCCACGGTAATCAACGGCTCAGCCACCCGGCGCAGCTCTTTCGCCTTCGGCAGTGTGGTTTTGATCAGCTCATGCTCAAAAAGAGACACCGCCATATTACGGAACATCGCCTTCCGATGTGAGCTATTGCGGTTGAGTTGGCGACCGGAATTTCGATGACGCATGGGTTTACCCTACTTGAATTCGTTTATGTCCACGATGACCTGCGCCGCGATTAAAATGCTGTCCGATAGCGGCTTCGATCAAGGTTTATTAAAGGCAGTTATGCGCTTGCCTTATCGTCTTTGTTCTTGAGGCTTGCCGGCGGCCAGTTTTCCAGGCGCATCCCCAGCGAAAGCCCACGAGTTGCCAGCACATCCTTGATTTCGGTGAGCGACTTCTTTCCGAGATTCGGCGTCTTGAGAAGCTCGACCTCGGTCCGCTGAATCAGATCACCGATATAATAGATATTTTCCGCCTTCAGACAATTCGCCGAACGCACCGTCAGTTCGAGATCGTCGACCGGGCGCAGCAGGATCGGATCGATCTCCGGCTGGGCCTCTTCGGCCTCTGCCTGCTCCTTACCTTCCAATTCCACGAATGCGGCGAGCTGGTCCTGCATGATCGTCGCAGCACGGCGAATCGCTTCTTCCGGCTCAATCGTGCCGTTGGTCTCCAGCTCGATCACCAGTTTGTCCAGGTCAGTACGCTGCTCGACGCGCGCACTCTCCACGACATAGGCCACCCGAGTAATCGGGCTGAAACTCGCATCGATCAGCAGACGACCGATGGGACGGCTTCCTTCGTCGGCTTCGGCACGTACGTTGGCCGGCTCGTAGCCGCGACCCGTCGCCACCTTCAGAGTCATGTTCAGCTCGCCCGACTTGGTCAGGTGGGCAATCACATGCTCCGGATTGATCAGCTCAACATCATGGGGCAAGTCGATGTCACCGGCCGTAACCGGACCCAGCCCCTTCTTGGTGAGCGTCAAGGTCGCTTCTGTTCGATGACTGAGCTGAAGTGCGACACCCTTCAGGTTCAGCAGGATCTCGATGACGTCTTCCTGCACGCCTTCGATCGAGGTGTACTCGTGGAGCACACCTTCAATTTCCGCTTCGACAATGGCGCTTCCGGTCATCGACGATAACAGAATGCGGCGCAGTGCGTTACCGAGGGTGTGACCGAACCCGCGTTCCAGCGGCTCCAGTGTCACCTTAGCGGCGGTACCGCTGACCTTCTGCACACCAACGAGGCGCGGTTTGAGCAGTTCGCTAGCTGAGCCCTGCATGAACAGTCCTCTCTAAAATCGCTGTCTATCCTGTGTGCACCCGAATGCGGACGCACCGGGTACTTCAGCCGTTTACTTCGAGTAGAGTTCGACGACCAGCTGTTCCTGAATATCGGCCGGCAGTTCGCTCCGCTCCGGGTCTGCCTTGTAGGTGCCCTCAAGCTTGGTGGCATCGACTTCAAGCCACTCGGGAACACCGCGCTGCTGCGCCAGATCCATCGCTGACTTCACGCGAAGCTGCTGCTTGGCTTTGTCGGAGACCGAAATCACATCTCCCGGCTTTACAGTGTAGGCGGGAATGTTCAGCTTGCGGCCATTCACCTGCACACCGTTGTGACGCACGAGCTGTCGTGCCTCCGTACGGGAAACACCAAAGCCCATCCGGTAAACAACGTTGTCCAGACGCCCTTCAAGCAGCTGGAGCAGGTTTTCGCCGGTAGAGCCTTTCTTGCTGTCCGCCTGCTTGTAATAGAGTCGGAACTGGTTCTCCAGCACGCCGTAAATCCGGCGCAGTTTCTGTTTTGCACGCAGCTGGCGCGCATAGTCGGACAACCGGGTCCGGCGCTGACCATGCTGCCCCGGCGGAAACGGACGATTCTCGACCGGGCACTTGCTGGAAAAACATTTCTCGCCTTTCAGGAAGAGCTTTTCGCCTTCCCGACGGCACTGACGACATTTGGAACCAATGTACCTAGCCACTACCTATCTCCTGGCTTAGACGCGACGCTTTTTAGGCGGACGACACCCGTTATGGGGAATCGGAGTCACGTCAGTGATGTTGGTGATCCGGAAACCGAGGTTATTCAGCGCGCGCACTGCAGACTCGCGACCCGGCCCGGGACCTTTCACCCACACCTCCATGTTCTTCATGCCATATTCCTGGGCCTGCGTTCCAGCACGTTCAGCTGCGACCTGAGCCGCAAAGGGCGTACTCTTGCGAGAGCCGCGGAAGCCGGAGCCCCCTGACGTCGCCCAGCACAGGGTGTTGCCCTGGCGATCGCTGATGCTGATGATGGTGTTATTGAAGGACGCGTGGACGTGCGCAATGCCGTCCGCGATATTCTTCTTTACCTTCTTGCGGGTGCGAGTACTCGCTTTTGCCATAACCGTTTCCCAAATGACCGTGTTTCAGCCGTTCAACAGGCTTATCGTTTGATCGGCCGGCGCGGGCCCTTCCGCGTCCGGGCGTTAGTACGGGTGCGCTGTCCTCTGAGCGGAAGTCCGCGGCGATGACGAATGCCACGGTAACAACCCAGGTCCATCAAGCGCTTGATGTTCATGGACACTTCGCGGCGAAGATCGCCTTCTACGTCGTACTTGCCGACCTCGGCGCGCAGCGCCTCGACTTCGGCTTCCGACAGGTCCTTCACTTTAACGCTCGGCTTGACGCCGGTCGCTTCGCAAATCTTTTCTGCCCGGGTCCGGCCAATGCCGAAAATCGACGTCAGCGCGATGACCGCGTGCTTGTTGACCGGGATATTGATGCCAGCAATACGGGCCATGGAGCCACTCCCTCGAATATCACAGACTAGACGCTACGTGCGTCGTGAAACGCGACATAGTACCGATAAATGTATGTTCAATCAAGCCCCAACTGCGGGGCTTGATCACTTTAGCCCTGGCGCTGCTTGTGCCGGGCGTCGGTCGAACAGATCACGCGCACAACGCCGTTGCGACGCACAATTTTGCAATTGCGGCAGATCTTTTTGACAGATGCACGAACCTTCATCGTCTTACCCTCAATAACTTAACTGCTTAACCACAGAGAACACAGAGGGCACAGATAATCGGAAAAAAGAAAAGCTCCTACGGTCGGGCTACACGCCCTGGAAAGATTCGCATCTTTTCCGCGCTATTACGCTTTTCTTTTCTGTCCTCTGTGCCCTCTGTGGTTCAGACTTCTAGATCCCGGGGCGACGGTGGCCCTTTAGGTTGGCCTTCTTCATCAGACCTTCGTACTGATGTGACACCAGATGACTCTGCATCTGGGACGTAAAGTCCATCACCACGACGACGATGATCAACAAAGAGGTCCCGCCAAAATAGAAGGGCACATTCCACTGCAGAATCAGGAACTCGGGCAGCAGGCAGACCGCAGTGATATAAAGCGCACCTGCGAACGTCAGCTTACCGAGAATTCCGTCAATGTATCGTGCGGTCTGCTCCCCTGGCCGAATTCCGGGGATAAAGGCACCCGATTTCTTCAGGTTTTCCGCCGTATCCTTCGGGTTGAACATCAACGCCGTATAGAAAAAGCAGAAGAAGATGATCGCTGCTGCATACATCAACACGTACAGCGGCTGTCCCGGCGAAAGCGTTGTCGACAGGTTCTGCAGCCAACCCATTCCCTCACCCGTGCCGAACCAGCCGGCCAGCGTCGCGGGAAAGAGAATGATGCTCGAGGCAAAAATGGGCGGAATGACACCGGCCATGTTCACCTTCAAGGGCAAATGGCTGCTTTGTGCGGCATACATCCGCCGCCCCTGCTGACGCTTCGCGTAGTTGACCGTGATACGGCGTTGCCCCCGTTCCACGAAAACCACAAAGCCCGTGACTGCGATCGCCAGAGCGAACAGAATCAGAACCAGTGCGGAACTCAACTCACCGGTACGAGCCAGCTCAAGCGTGCCACCGATTGCCGATGGCAAACCGGCGACGATGCCCGCGAAGATAATCAAAGAGATGCCGTTACCGATGCCTCTCTCAGTGACCTGTTCACCCAGCCACATGAGAAACATGACGCCGGTT
This genomic window contains:
- a CDS encoding DNA-directed RNA polymerase subunit alpha, with product MQGSASELLKPRLVGVQKVSGTAAKVTLEPLERGFGHTLGNALRRILLSSMTGSAIVEAEIEGVLHEYTSIEGVQEDVIEILLNLKGVALQLSHRTEATLTLTKKGLGPVTAGDIDLPHDVELINPEHVIAHLTKSGELNMTLKVATGRGYEPANVRAEADEGSRPIGRLLIDASFSPITRVAYVVESARVEQRTDLDKLVIELETNGTIEPEEAIRRAATIMQDQLAAFVELEGKEQAEAEEAQPEIDPILLRPVDDLELTVRSANCLKAENIYYIGDLIQRTEVELLKTPNLGKKSLTEIKDVLATRGLSLGMRLENWPPASLKNKDDKASA
- the secY gene encoding preprotein translocase subunit SecY, with product MGASRSSVANALAGGKLTELKQRLLFVLGALLVFRIGAHIPVPGIDPVALAKLFEQQRGTILDMFNMFSGGALSRFSVFALGIMPYISASIITQLLTKVSPKLEQLNKEGAQGRRKISQYTRYGTLVLATFQSIGVAVMLEGQMAPGNIPVVIEPGLAFRMITVLTLVTGVMFLMWLGEQVTERGIGNGISLIIFAGIVAGLPSAIGGTLELARTGELSSALVLILFALAIAVTGFVVFVERGQRRITVNYAKRQQGRRMYAAQSSHLPLKVNMAGVIPPIFASSIILFPATLAGWFGTGEGMGWLQNLSTTLSPGQPLYVLMYAAAIIFFCFFYTALMFNPKDTAENLKKSGAFIPGIRPGEQTARYIDGILGKLTFAGALYITAVCLLPEFLILQWNVPFYFGGTSLLIIVVVVMDFTSQMQSHLVSHQYEGLMKKANLKGHRRPGI
- a CDS encoding MFS transporter codes for the protein MSPEQMTPRERRAAISLAGIFATRMLGLFLILPVFALYAEDLEGVTPTLVGVAIGIYGLTQALFQIPFGMLSDRIGRKPVIVAGLLLFAIGSAIAATADTINGVIIGRTLQGSGAVAAAIMALAADLTREEHRPKAMAVIGMTIGVSFLIAMVAGPVLDGWVGVPGIFWLTAVLALAGIAILLIAVPTPADSRVHRDAEAVSQQFRQVLADTQLLRLDFGILVLHLVLTAGFVVLPLALRDAGLVSSDHWQLYLPVMVFAMAGAIPFIVLAEKKRLMKPIVIGGIALLGLSEIGFVFLHDSFWPLAVLMGLFFIAFNLMEALMPSLIAKTAPVQSKGTAMGVYSSSQFFGAFIGGAAGGSLYGQFGPAGVFLFCAILLAAWWLLAITMKQPRYLASAMVNVGPLDSARAAELEGEICRIDGVEEAYVGVDDGIAYLRIDNDKIDRAELDRFSI
- the ssb gene encoding single-stranded DNA-binding protein, whose amino-acid sequence is MARGINKVILVGNLGRDPDVRYTSNGSAVANIAIATSEQWKDKQTGQQQEKTEWHRVVMFGRLGEIAGEYLRKGQQVYIEGRLQTRKWQGQDGQDRYTTEIVANEMQMLGGPRGGGGGGADYNPNAGQGEQGGFQGGAPSGGQAGGGQASRGGAAPAPSGGGNFDDFDDDIPF
- the rpsM gene encoding 30S ribosomal protein S13; the encoded protein is MARIAGINIPVNKHAVIALTSIFGIGRTRAEKICEATGVKPSVKVKDLSEAEVEALRAEVGKYDVEGDLRREVSMNIKRLMDLGCYRGIRHRRGLPLRGQRTRTNARTRKGPRRPIKR
- the rpsK gene encoding 30S ribosomal protein S11, which produces MAKASTRTRKKVKKNIADGIAHVHASFNNTIISISDRQGNTLCWATSGGSGFRGSRKSTPFAAQVAAERAGTQAQEYGMKNMEVWVKGPGPGRESAVRALNNLGFRITNITDVTPIPHNGCRPPKKRRV
- the rpmJ gene encoding 50S ribosomal protein L36 → MKVRASVKKICRNCKIVRRNGVVRVICSTDARHKQRQG
- the rpsD gene encoding 30S ribosomal protein S4; amino-acid sequence: MARYIGSKCRQCRREGEKLFLKGEKCFSSKCPVENRPFPPGQHGQRRTRLSDYARQLRAKQKLRRIYGVLENQFRLYYKQADSKKGSTGENLLQLLEGRLDNVVYRMGFGVSRTEARQLVRHNGVQVNGRKLNIPAYTVKPGDVISVSDKAKQQLRVKSAMDLAQQRGVPEWLEVDATKLEGTYKADPERSELPADIQEQLVVELYSK
- the uvrA gene encoding excinuclease ABC subunit UvrA; this translates as MDTIRIRGARTHNLQNIDLELPRDKLIVFTGLSGSGKSSLAFDTIYAEGQRRYVESLSAYARQFLSVMEKPDIDHIEGLSPAISIEQKSTSHNPRSTVGTVTEIYDYLRLLFARAGEPRCPEHDIILEAQTVSQMVDQVAELPEGTKLMLLAPVIQDRKGEHVQIFDELRAQGFVRARVNGKVIELDQPPTLELRKKHTIEVVVDRFKVRPDIKQRLADSFETALNLADGIASVAFMDGEEKDIVFSARFACPVCGYSLSELEPRLFSFNNPAGACPTCDGLGVKPYFDPSRVVLHPELSLAGGAVRGWDRRNAHYFQMLKCLAEHYGFAIETPFEQLDKKVRDALLYGSDKPIEFIYPGGRRRKHPFEGIIPNMERRYRETDSNMVREELAKFLSTQSCPDCGGTRLNRSARSVFVAGRTLPEITSMPVGRATEFFEHLTLPGWRGEIAEKIVKEIEERLQFLVNVGLNYLALDRSADTLSGGEAQRIRLASQIGAGLVGVMYILDEPSIGLHQRDNDRLLNTLFRLRDLGNTVIVVEHDEDAIRSADHVLDIGPGAGAHGGRIVAQGTPGQIMRSKDSLTGQYLSGKRQIAVPAERTAPDAERQLKIRGASGNNLKGLSVDVPVGLMTCITGVSGSGKSTLINDTLYRHAALSVNGTGEDPAPVAEIVGLEHFDKVVDIDQSPIGRTPRSNPATYTGLFTPIRELFAGTPEARARGYMPGRFSFNVKGGRCEACQGDGMIKVEMHFLPDIHVACDVCKGKRYNRETLEVKYKGKNIFEVLEMTVEEARGYFDPVPVVARKLQTLMDVGLSYVRLGQSATTLSGGEAQRVKLARELSKRDTGRTLYILDEPTTGLHFHDIEQLLAVLHRLRDHGNTVLVIEHNLDVIKTADWIIDLGPEGGDQGGTLLASGTPEDVAEHPDSYTGHYLKPMLSRGKKALAG
- a CDS encoding SAM hydrolase/SAM-dependent halogenase family protein: MILMFTDFGWKGPYLGQLESVLRSEAPGVPVVNLMSDAPAFNPRAAAYLLNALTMDLPPRAVVVGVVDPGVGSVDREPVALAADGRWFVGPGNGLFNAIAAGAKAAQWHRIQWQPPRLSASFHGRDLFAPVAARLASGHPVELEAFDGPDLAGWDDDLEEVVYIDGFGNAMTGIRADGLDRGSHLKAGPHTLRWARTFSDRPEGAAFWYGNSLGLVEIAANKANAAEQLSLDIGTKIETLGPGKR
- the rplQ gene encoding 50S ribosomal protein L17; protein product: MRHRNSGRQLNRNSSHRKAMFRNMAVSLFEHELIKTTLPKAKELRRVAEPLITVAKKDSIANRRLAFARLRDKDAVAKLFGELGPRYESRPGGYLRILKCGLRAGDSAPMAYVELVDRPITEEAEEVTETAAAE